The Candidatus Synechococcus calcipolaris G9 nucleotide sequence GAAAGGCAGAGCACCAGTGAGCGTGTACCTTCTCGGTGTAGTAAGCTTTGAAATTGCGATAGGAAGACTGGTGGAAGCCGATGAGAATCGTCATAATTTCGCTCAGACACAAACTGCGCCTTCGACTACGATGAGCGAGTCCATTGCCTAGCAACTGTTGCTGCCACATCGGTTCAAACTGTTGGCAGAAATCATCGACGTAGCAAAATAACTCTTCTAGACTAAGCATAGGGCAAGCAGAGGGATGAGAATTGAGCACTTTCAGCCTATCTGTTCTGCCCCTCTCTTATCCCGAACTCACGTTGATTAACTTGCTGGATCTGGCGATCTGTCTTACGAGCTTGCTCCTTGAGAACTTGCTCTGTTTCTTGAAATCGGCGTTCGGTTTCTTTTTGGGCTTCGGCGAGTTCACCCAGTAAACGCCACACATCATCGGTAGTGGTTGCCATGGCTTTGAACCTAGATTTTTATGGCTTGGCTATCTTCTAGGATACCTAACTGCACTCCGCCGCTAGGGCAGATTCTACGGGTACTCCATCAATCTCTAGGACTGCTTCTCCCTCTACTAATTCACATAGGCTTTTCTCTAGGGGAAGTTGGGGTTGTTCTTGACCTAGCAAAATCGTCAAGATGTTGGCCGGTAGGGGTAAATCAGCAGGGGTGAGAACAATAGGTTGAGGGGTTGGCGGAGGCGTGACTTGAGGTTGAGGGGTTGGCGGAGGCGTGACTTGAGGTTGAGGGGTTGGCGGAGGCGTGACTTGAGGTTGAGAGGGCGGTATTAAAGGCGATGTAACAACAGGCGCAAGTTGATTGGTCAACGTAAAAGTAATTGGAGTTACGCCATTGACCAGTGCTTCAAGGGTAATCACCCCCGGTTCGCCATTGGTGACTAAGCCAGAGAGGGTTGCAATTCCATTGGCATTGGTAACAACCGTATTCCCCTGGGTAAAGGTGACTGATGGGCCAGTGTTGGGGGCTTGGAACTCAATGGTGAGTCCAGGCATCCCAGTGTTAACAAAGGTTTCCGAAAGTTGAATTTCAATCGGTTCAGACACCGGGGAATTGACCAAGGTTTGTTGATTATTACCTTGGAGAATATTGAGGCTAAAGCCTTGCACCTCAACGGCTCCCAGATCAACCGTGCCGACAATACGAGGGGCGCCCCGTTGGTCCGTTGTAACTACTCCGGGAACTTCGGCATTGACCCCGACATTAAGGGCAGGGCTATTGGGTAAGAGCATGTGGGTTTGAGTCGGGCCGCCATTGTCAGCCAAGGGGCCAATAATTTGACTGGTTGGAACTGAAGGAGTAATGACGTTGCCTGCCCCACTGGAGATCGCACCAATAATTCCTAAGGTATTATTTTGCCCAACAAGGTTATTGCCGATAAAGTTTAAATTGGCATCAAGGTGATCAATTTCAGGGGCGTAGCGTGCAGTGTTACCACTAATAATGCTGTTGGTCACATTGATCCTTGCAACCTCAATATAAATCCCACCGCCGCGATAATCAGTAGACTTATTATTACTGATTGTGCTGTTGGTCACATTGATCCTTGCATGCTCATTATAAATCCCACCGCCGCCTCGACCAGCCGTATTATTACTGATTGTGCTGTTGGTCACGGTGAGCATATTTCTAGGTCTATTCTGAAAAATCCCGCCGCCTCGACGAGCCTTATTGCCACTGATCGTGCTGTTGGTCAGCGTGAGCGTCCCAGTGCTCCCAATCCCACCGCCGTCGGTACCAGCCGTATTATTACTGATTGTGCTGTTGGTCACGATGAGTGTGCCAGTATGAAAAACAAAAACTCCACCGCCGCTGCCAGTAGCGAAGCCATCGGTAATGGTTAAATCACTGAGATTAACCGTACCCTCTGTAACAATGACCACCCGACGAGTATTTTGACCACTAAGAATGGTATTTGCTGCCCCTTGCCCTTGGAGTGTCAAATTTTTATTAATAGTGATAGTTGCTGGGTCTGCAAACGTAGCCGCAGCTAAATTAACCGTGCCTCCATCAGTGACCACATCCACTCCGTTTTGAACCCAGCCACCACTCCCTACATTCACAGTCGTCGCTGTTTCAGATAACGTTGCTCCTGTCGTCAGCTTTATAATTGCATTTAGGTTTACTAGGGGCGTACTCAGTATTAAATTGTTAGAGTTTGCATTACCACTAGCATCAACTGCATTATTGACGGTAATGCTTTGAGTCGCTTGTAAATTTACATCGCTCGTATTTAATGCCGTCACAATAGTATTAGGCGAAATAAAGCTATTCGGGGGCGGATCCCCTGGATTAGCCGGAATCCCATCTGATCCGCCGGTTTGGACTGTAATTGTCTCAGGATCAAGTAACCACATCCCGACTGTTCCTTGGGGGGCTAATGTATTTACCCGAGCTGTTTCCCCAACTTGCAGCACATTTTTACCCGATGTCTCAACAAAACCACCATCCCCACCCAACTGTCCACCCCGGGCCATAATCGTGCCATTAAAGACCGTGCTATTATCCGCCCAATTAATCACTGTGCCGCCATCCCCTTGGGTCAGCGCATCCGCTGTGATCACGGTGTTGTTGTCCACATACAGGTGTTGGGCATTCAAACTACTATCTAGGCGACCTGTACCTGCACTACCCCCTAGGTAATCCCCACCTCCCAGGATCGTGCCACCACCCGTTTCACCATCGGCTCTCAACTGGGCATTAATCATTGCTACATTTTGACCGAGGACATTGATCTGTCCGCCCATCCCCTCAGGATTCGAGACATCCATTGTGCCACTGGCAACGGTCGTTGCTCCGTCCACTGGCACATTCACCTTACTGGGGTCATGAACCAAACTAATCGAACCATCGGCATTGTGTACTACACTATTGACCCGTGGACGATCTTCTCCTCCAGTGATCAATCGCGGTAAATCCACCGCTTCAATCACCCCATCTTCCGGTATCCGATCCGCCGGAATCTCTAAACTAAGGATCATTCCCTCCTGGGAAATCCGTACCATGCCCGTTTCTGGAACCGCCTGAATTGTGATCCGTCCCCCCGGAGCCGATAGGGTTCCTGTATTGAACACCTGATGACCCATCAATGTTAAATTTTGCCCTGGGCCAACGGCTAAATTCCCTTCATTGACGATAATTCCCGTGCTTAAAAACTCAAACCTGGTGGGGTTCCCGACGAGGTTGGCGTAGTCATTAAACCCATTAATATCAAAAACGCCGCCGTCAAAATGTACTTGCTGAGCCGTTGAGGCATGGAATGCCGCTGGTACGTTTAACTGGGCGTTGGGGCCAAAGACAATTCCTGCCGGATTAAGGAGATAGAGATTGCTGTTACCTCCCATCACCTGAATCAGACCATTGATATAGCTGACATCGCCACCATTCACGCCCGCCAGGATATTTTGAACCTTGGAATTGGATAAAAAATTAGCAATCTGACCATCACTTAGACCAAATTGCTTAAAGAGATGAAATAAATTTTTGCCATCCCTGGAAAATGCACCACCGCCAATGTCAAACTGCTGACCATTTACGGTAACGGTTGTACCTGTACCCCCAACCGCTGGTGTAATCTGGGCGAGAACAGGGGAGGGAAGAAGGCAACCCAGAATAGCAACTGAAGGGAACCACCGACGAATTGTTTTGAGCATTTATTTAGGGAAAGGAACGGGAATACCCCCAAACATAACGATGAAATCCCTGGCTGTCAAGGATTTTTTACATTTCTTTTGGTTAATATTGATGGTTTACTAACTTACTCTCTGAAACCACTGCTCTAGGTCATTCATAGCCCTGAAATCTAGGAACACTTTTCCGAGTTAGATTGAGCCTAGGTACGCTAATACCTTAGAAAAATGTTGGGGTAAGGGGGCCTCAAATGTTAGCTCCTCCTCGCTGATGGGATGGATGAGCGTCAAGGTTTGGGCATGGAGTATTTGACCGGGTATTTTAACCCGTAGGCGTGGACTATGACCGTAGAGAGGATCGCCGACGATGGGCCACCCCATGTGGGCTGCATGGACGCGAATTTGGTGGGTCCGTCCAGTTTCTAGGCGAAAATGGATCAGGTGGTAGGGGGCAAAGGAGGCCTTAATCTGCCAGTGAGTCACGGCCGATCGCCCCTTTTCTGGGGGAACAACTGCCATTTTCTTGCGATCGCCGGGATGACGGCCAATGGCTAAATCAATTGTGCCCTGCTGAGTTTTAGGGGTTCCATAGACGACACCAAGGTACTGCCGCTGCATGGTTCGGGTTTTCAGTTGTCCCTGAAGATGGCCGAGGGCGCGATCTGTTTTAGCGACGACCATAACGCCCGTTGTATCTTTATCCAGGCGATGGACAATCCCTGGCCGCTGCACCCCGCCAATCCCCCCTAGATTAGGACAATGGGCCAATAAGCCGTGAACTAAAGTCCCTTGATAATGACCTGGGGCAGGATGAACTACTAAACCGGCGGGTTTATTCAAGACTAATAGCTGTTCATCTTCAAATAAGATATCCAGTTCCATGGTTTCGGGTGCAATATCCAGGGGGACGGCCGCTGGTACTATTAACGCTAGGCGATCGCCCCGTTGGAGAATGTGCTTTTTCGTTTGGCAAACTTGGTCATTAATCTGCACCTGCCCCTCACCAATGAGTTGCTGAAGCCGCGATCGCGACAAATCTGGACACTCAGCCGCCAGAAAGCGATCCAACCGCTGGCCTATGCCATCATGATTAATTTCAAAAAAACGAGAATTGCTCACCTTCAAAGATTTAAGTTCATTTTAAGTTTATGTAAGTTCGCCATGAATGAATTGGCATAGTATTTAATTATTTGACATTGACCCGATCCAGTTGCGATCGTAGGGCCGTAAAACCACCTCCGAGACCAATAATAATCGCTAACCCCCAAAGAACCTTGGGCAGTCCCACCCATGTTTCCGCTAAACCCGCTAAGGCTAAGGGAACCGTCAAGGCAATATTGACAAGGTTATTTTGCAAACCAAAGATTGTCCCCCGCTGATCTTCGGGAGTTAAGGTTTGTAGTGTCGTCTGCATGGGAATGGCAATTAGGGCGGCAAAGAAACCGAGGCCGGCAATTAAGCCTAAACTAGCCCCTAAAGAACTGTAGAACAGTCCCAGGGCTGTCAGCATGATCGCCATGCCAAAACAACCCACCAAGCTCCAGAACCGATAGGCTAACCGTTGACCCAGCAAATTAAGCAGGACAATACCCATCCCCATGCCCACCGCCCCCGCCGCCAGCAAAAAGCCAAATTGATCCGTATCTAGGGCGGGAATAATTTCTGCCAGTCGAATCAGTAAAACCGACAGGGCCGCCAACACCGAAAAGAGAACCACTAACTGGATTAAGGCATTACTGAGAAGGGGTTGCTTCTTGAGGAGACGAAAGCCAAGCCGTAGGTCTTTCCAAACCTGACCATAGGTGAGGGAGGGAAGGGGACATTGTTCTGATGCCGAGAGAAATTGCAATCCTAGGGCGGCTCCACCATAACTAGCGGCCACTAACATGGCTCCCCCCCCATCCCCCAGACGACTGGCCAGGGAGAGGAGGGGTTCTCCGGCCGCAAAGCCGACAATAACGGCTGCCATCATCGTTAAGGTATAGAGGGAATTGGCACTGAGCAACTGTCCCTTGGCCACTAATAACGGTATGGCTGACTGCTCCGCGGGGGAGAAAAACTGGGTGAGGGTGGAAATCCCGAAGGTGAGGGCCAAAAGCAAGACAAAGCCAACCATCTGCCCGGGCCAGAGCCAAATACTCAAGGGTAAAAGGGTGACAAAAACCGCCCGACCTAAATTCGTCCACACCAAGGTACGTTTTTTGGGCCAGCGATCGACGAATACCCCGGCCAAGGAACCAAACAGCACTGCTGGAATCGTAAAAACCACCATGATCGCAGAGACCCAAGGGCTAATACTTTGATGGGGAGGCTGAAAAAACTCCGTGGTCAGGGCAATGACGAGAACCAGATAAATTTTATCCGCCAGTTGGGAGAGAACCTGGCCCAGCCACAAAATAATAAAATTGCGATTTTGCCAGAGGGGGGGATCCTCCAGATCGGGCAAGGATGCAATCTCACTGGGACGCAGTTCTGGCTCAACGGTCATGGGGCAAACCAACGGAAATCTGGGATATGGGTGAAAAACAGACATCGAATAGGGGAGCGACCCGCAGCGGTTTTTCCAGGTGAAATTGAATATAGTGGCGCAAAACCTTCTCCAGGGCTAACCATACTGCCAAGGAGTAGGGGGGGCGCTGATCCAGAAAATCCTTTATTTCTAGGTTCTGGATGGTTCTCTGAGCTAACCACTGTCCTAGGCACACTTCCGCCACTGTGAGTTGAATATCCATGGACTGATAGGCCGTCCCCCCCCCGCGCTGATCTGGGCCATCCAGCAATCCCAGGGGGCCACCCGCCGCAAAACTAAAGCCCACACGCCAATCAATATCCGCTGTTTCTGTTTCTAGGGGACGACCCGTTTGCAGGCAAATATCCCATCGTGGGGCAATGCCCGTTAGCTCAAGGATCGAAAAGATTGCCCGCAACAGTATCGCTAGGGCATCTTCAGGAAAAACCTGCTCTAAATGGGCTAGGGTTTGGCAAATCAGGGTAAATAATTCCCCTTGGGGATGGTCACTGAGGGCTTGATAGAGGATCAGTTCCCCTAGGTATTGGCCCGCCGTTAGATTCGGGAGTTGCCGCATCAGTCCTGGATAGGAAGCGAGGGTTTCCGCTTGGGAAATTTTATCTAAACTGCGGCCTTCAATGACGAATAACTGGTTAACAACAAGTAAGGCGGTACGTCCCCCCAATTTGGATCGGGGTTTCCGACAGCCGGGGGCCACTAAACGGATCAGGCCCGCTTCCGGGGTGAGAATGGTCAATAAGCGGTCTGCTTCCCCTAGGGGCATAGATTTTAGGTTAATGCCCGTGGTTGTGTAGGTGCGGCCCATGGTGATGCAACATAGTTAAACGGGGAGTTAGTAGTCCGTTTCCTCTCTTTTCAGACTATCGCGGTTTTGGATGAGATCAATGCCTCGGGAGGTACCTAGGCGAGTTGCCCCGGCTGCAATTAATTCTAGGGCCTGTTGTGGGCTGCGAATGCCCCCCGATGCTTTAACACCAATGCGATCGCCCGCCACCGAGCGAAGTAACTGGACATCTTCTACCGTTGCGCCGCCCCGCCAACCCGTACTGGTTTTGAGAAAAGCAACCCCGGCATCTAAGCAAATTTCTGCGGCCAGTTTCTTTTCTGCCGTACTTAAGACCGATGTTTCTAAAATGGCCTTGACAGGAATGCCCGTTCCATCACAAATGGCGGCAATATCTTGATACACTGCTTCGCTATTCTCAGCTTTGAGCCAACCCAGATTAATCACCACATCAATTTCCGCCGCACCATGATCGACGGCTTCCTGGGCTTCGTAGAGTTTCGTGGCAGAACTATGGGCCCCTGTGGGAAAGCCAATGACCGTACAGACCTTGGTGGCTTTGTGGTGGAGAGTCTCAGCAGCAAACTTGACCCAGATGGGGGCAATGCAAACCAAGGGAAATTTCCACTGATCAGCTTCGGCACAGCACTGGGCGATCGCCGCTTCCGTGGCTAGGGGATCTAGCAGGGTATGTTCAATATAGGTTGCCAGGTCAATGCTGTCGAGATTCTTGGGACTCATAAATTCATTCTTCTGCGGAAATGTATAGTACACCCGTCAGGTGATTTGCTATTTGTCATCTTAGACAGATGTCGTCAAGATCGTAGTCCATGTTGGGGCTAAGGTGTACGATCTTCACAGATGCGATCGCGAATTTCCCGCGAGTCTTGTTGGGGAGGACGCAGGAGGTCACTAGAATGATGGCTAAAATTTAGATGCGTGGCCCCTGATTAAAATAGATAGGATAATCAGCAGCGATGATTTTGCGTGTACGAATAATATTTAGATCAGAAAGAGCACCGACGACTGGCCGTGTTTCGTCTCGGTGCTCTTAACTGGTTCGCTCCTCACACATTAAGAACCATAGCAGAATTGATCAGGTTTGTCATCATTCGTGATGGTTTTTATTATATTTTCTCAAAGTATTTCTAAAAAAGTCTGGTCAATGCGTATTGTTGCGTAACTGATGCCTTAAAACTTTCCCTTGAGCATTTCGGGGCAATTTCGGGAGGGGAATCCATTCCTTGGGGCAGTTATGGGGCGCGAGGCGTTGTTTGAGTTCCTGGGCAAGGAGATCGCCCGTAACCATTCCAGAATCTTGAACCGGTACATAATAGGCCGTGACCTGTTCTCCCCAATGGGGATGGGCCTGACCGCACACATAGACATCTTGAACCAGGCCCGTGTCATAGAGGGCCGCTTCGATCGCCTCTGGATAAATATTTTCCCCGCCACTAATGATTTTGCGACTTTGGCGGCCCACCAGATGTAATTGTCCCTGGAGGTCAAAATAGCCGAGATCGTCGGTGACAAACATAGGTTCAGAAAAGGGGTAGGGATAATAACCCCTCGTCAGGGAGGTTGAGGCAATGGCAAGGGTTCCAATGCCCGTCTCTGGGTCACCATCCAACACATAGATTTGGCCATGGGGTAAGACCCGGCCACAACTGCGATCGCCCCGGAGAAAATCTCCCCTTCCTTGGCAGGCGATCAATGCCGCAGTTTCCGTCATGCCATAACTGAGGCAGAGGGGGAAGTGGGCCGTGAATGCTGCCTCTAATAATCGCGGCCAAGGGGGTGCGCCACCAATAATAATGCTGTAACAATGTTGCAGCCATGGCCATAGCGGTGGCTTTTGTAATAACTGGTGAAGTTGGGTGGGCACTAGGGATAGGAAAAACGCAGAACCATCCAACGGAGTGAGATGATCTAGCTGGGCAATTCCCCCTGGCACTAAAATGACCTGGCCGCCCGTCCAGAGGGCCCGCAATATCTGCATTAAGCCACTCACATGGTATAGAGGCAAGACACAGATCGCGTTAAGAGGTTGATTCCCTGGAAAAAAGTGGGCTTGCATACCCGCGATCGCTGCCCCTAGGGTTGACCATTGGTGCATTGCAAAGCGAATTTGACCACTACTGCCGCCGGTGGGGATGTGGATCCCTGGCATTGAGGGGGGGCGATCTCCCAGAAGGATATTCACCTGTTGCCATTCTTGGTATTGCCAGTGGGGGTTTCCTAAAAATATGGGTCGATTTCCTAGGGCTGCCGCTAAGAATTGGGCCAGAAGGGAGATCGGGTCAGGGGGTGCGATCGCCAAGGATTGTCGAGATACTAGATCGCTTTCAGGGTTCAAATCATGGTTCAAAGCAGCTAATTTTTCCTGGATCAGAGCCTGCAACCATGGCGTTTGATTCATCAACTTGCCCCGGTCGTCTAAAACGAGTAACCAGTCGGCCCGGTTTCCTAAGCACTGGTATAACCTTTCAATCTCCCGATGGTTATCTGTTTCCGGTGGTTGATGACCGTGAGCCATGGCAAGGCTACCTCAGTCTAGGGTTGACTTCCACGGGTTTTGTTTTTAATGCCGGCTGCCATCCCCAAATACCCGCCAAGAGAACCCAAACAGGAAATAGATTGGTGATCTGATCTAGGGTGGGGCGATACATAATGATTCCACAAGCTGATTCTACAAGGGACGGCTGATTGAAGAATCTGAAAATATAGACAGATTTTAACTCAGGGTATAAAATTCGATTATTAATACCATATTCTATATTGCCTCTCTCTTTTTCCAGGAAATTTAAGTAAATTGATCATGTTTGATCCGGATACAATCCAATCCCGCGGCCATCTGCTGACGGAACAAATTAATCCCGCCAGTGTTAACTTAGATCAACTGTCATCCCTGGAATTGGTGGATCTCTTCAACCGGGAAGATGAAAAAGTCCTCGCGGCGATCGCCCAGGCCAGGGAATCGTTGGCCCTCGCCATTGATGGAACGGCTAAGAGACTGCGCCAAGGCGGGCGGTTATTCTACATTGGAGCCGGCACCAGCGGCCGCTTGGGGGTACTCGATGCCGCCGAATGTCCACCCACGTTCTGCTCTTCTCCAGAAATGGTGCAGGGAATTTTAGCCGGCGGTGCGGCAGCCCTAGTGAAAAGTTCGGAGGGGCTGGAAGATCTGCGCGGAGATGGTTCCCAGGCGATCGCCGAGTATGGGGTAACATCCCAGGATGTGGTGGTTGGCATTACCGCCGGAGGCACAACACCCTACGTCCAAGGAGCGTTGGAGACAGCCAAACAGGTTCAAGCTCTGACGATTTTTATGGCCTGTGTACCGCTAGAACAGGTGAGTTTAACCACCGTCGATATTGATATTCGCCTGCTGGTGGGCCCAGAACTCTTGACGGGTTCAACCCGATTAAAGGCAGGTACGGTCACAAAAATTGCCCTGAATATTCTTTCGACGGGCGTAATGGTCAAGTTGGGAAAGGTCTATGGCAACCGGATGATTGACGTGGCCGTGACCAATAGTAAACTGCTTGACCGGGCCCTACGCATGATTATGGATTTGACCGATCTATCCCGGCCCCAGGCCGCCGAGTTGCTCAATGCCAGTGGTCAGCGAGTCAAGTTAGCTCTTTTAATGCACTGGGCCGGTGTTGATGCCGCAGGGGGCGATCGTCTCTTGGCGGAACACCAGGGTCAATTACGTCCTGCCTTAGCTGCGATGCAACCGTGAAGAAACTTCATATCGCCATTTCCACCAATAATATCGAAGCAACCGTTGCTGACTATAGCAATCGCTTGGGGGAAGAGCCATGTTTGCTGATTCCAGGCCAATATGCCCTATGGAGAACGGAGAGCCTAAACCTTTCTATCCGCCAAAACGCTTCATCCAGTCCCGGAACCCTTAGACATCTGGGGTGGGAAGATCCGGCAGCAACTGAGTTCACCCAGGAGACTGATGTCAATGGTATTGTTTGGGAACGGTTCAATGCAGACCATCAAGCTCAGGAAATTAATGAGCTTTGGCCTGGGACGAGTTATTCCTGCAATTGATCAACAGTATCCAAGAAAGGGCCAACCTGGAAATCGCCACAGAATCAGCGGTGTGATCACCGTCCAGGTCACAGCATGAAAAACTGCAATCTTCCCAGATAAGTTCATGGGCAACTGAAAGAGTCCTTGTAGAAGCCACCGATCTAGGGGCATGACCCATACCCACATCAAGCAAATCCAGGCCAGGCCTAACCAAAAAATCAGCCAGCGATAGTTTGTATTAAAGCGTTCAAAAAAGTCAGTCACCACAAACTCATTCAGGCGATTTACCTCTCCCCCCTGATAATGCCCGCCGGTTTGGAGTACGGCTGATTCTAATTCTGGGGCCCTTGAACCAATGACAATGGCATTAATCTTAACGCGATGCTCTTTGGCTTCCGTGATAACCGCAGGATCAATGGCAGCTTCTCCGTCCGTGACTAAAAGTAATTCTCGGCAGCGATTGGGGACTTGGCGCAGTTGATCCGTTGCCGCCGCGATCGCCCCGGTGAGATTAGTGCCATCGGGGTCTACTTGGGGCAGAAGATCTGCACGGCTGAGGGCTTGATCAAGCTGGGATATCAATACATCGGGATTCGTATGAAATTGGGGCGTTAGGTAAACCACATTACGACCAAACCCATGAATCATGATGTAATTGGGCTGGCGTAGTACCTCATTATTTTTGAGAATATAGTCCTTGGCGGCGGTAACCTCTTGGGCGACAATCGTCCCCGGCTGATTAAAGGTATTGATATTATTGTTAAACGTGCTACCACTGAGATCAAGGGATAGGACAACGGCAACATTGGGACGGCCCAGGCCAACCACACTAAATAGCAGTGCCAAAATCAGGCAGCCCACCAATAGAATCAGGGGAATTTGAAAGTGGGGATCATGCCATAGCTGTCGCCGTCGCCCATGCATCAATTTAGGTTTCCAAGTATCAATGCCTATATCAAATCACAGGTGAGCAACCCCAGTCTAAATTTTTATTTATCAGGGACTAACGTTTCAGTCGTTACCGTTTGCGGCTCCGGCGGAGAGGGTTGAATCACATGGGGTAATCGGGCAGCTTTCATTCCCCGCTTAATCACCCGACTGGTTTCCTTAAATAACACAAAGAGAGGGAGTTGCCGACTTGCTCCCTCATTAAAGACATCCCGATGTTGGAGGGGCATATCCCAGCTATAGGCACGACTTAAAATAATTTGGATTTGCCGCCAGCGGCTCAATAATGCGGAAAACGTTTCCCCAGGACGATGGATCAGGATTAGAATTTCCACGTCAGTTTTCACCTTCCACTCTGGATCGCACATCAGGAAAACCAGATCACAGGGCAGGAGGAGAGATTTAACCTGCGATCGCTGGTTAGGAGCCGTTGCCGGTATTTGAATTTCGGCAATGGGCAGGGGAATACTGATTAAACTTTCCTGGGGACGACGCATACTCGGCATCATTTCCAAGTACGGTCGATACTGACGCAACAGATGGGTGGCTTGGGCCGAGTCACTGTAACGACTCAGAACCTCTTCGTATTGGTTGGGGGAGATGGCCATGGACGTTTAGGGTCGGGAAACGGCAGGACTATTCTTAAGATACCAACGCCACGGAATATCTTGCCCTTGTTTCAAGCCGATTCGCGTTGTTTGTACCAGTTCAAGGGAATTTTTGAGATGGGGAGGGCGCGGTTCTAGCCAAAGACCCGTTTCCGGCGCGAGGGGTTGGCCGGATAATTGGCGATCGATGCCCAATACACGACATAATTTACCCGGCCCGGCGGCCAAACGATGAAAATTCTTGGGGCTAATATCTTGGTTCAGGGGTGGGGTGAAAGGGTCTAGGGCCAGGGCGCGAATCAGGACAGCACTGGCAATACCGGCACGATCCGTCACAAGATTCAGACAGTGATGGATGCCATAAATTAAATAAACGT carries:
- a CDS encoding filamentous hemagglutinin N-terminal domain-containing protein, with amino-acid sequence MLKTIRRWFPSVAILGCLLPSPVLAQITPAVGGTGTTVTVNGQQFDIGGGAFSRDGKNLFHLFKQFGLSDGQIANFLSNSKVQNILAGVNGGDVSYINGLIQVMGGNSNLYLLNPAGIVFGPNAQLNVPAAFHASTAQQVHFDGGVFDINGFNDYANLVGNPTRFEFLSTGIIVNEGNLAVGPGQNLTLMGHQVFNTGTLSAPGGRITIQAVPETGMVRISQEGMILSLEIPADRIPEDGVIEAVDLPRLITGGEDRPRVNSVVHNADGSISLVHDPSKVNVPVDGATTVASGTMDVSNPEGMGGQINVLGQNVAMINAQLRADGETGGGTILGGGDYLGGSAGTGRLDSSLNAQHLYVDNNTVITADALTQGDGGTVINWADNSTVFNGTIMARGGQLGGDGGFVETSGKNVLQVGETARVNTLAPQGTVGMWLLDPETITVQTGGSDGIPANPGDPPPNSFISPNTIVTALNTSDVNLQATQSITVNNAVDASGNANSNNLILSTPLVNLNAIIKLTTGATLSETATTVNVGSGGWVQNGVDVVTDGGTVNLAAATFADPATITINKNLTLQGQGAANTILSGQNTRRVVIVTEGTVNLSDLTITDGFATGSGGGVFVFHTGTLIVTNSTISNNTAGTDGGGIGSTGTLTLTNSTISGNKARRGGGIFQNRPRNMLTVTNSTISNNTAGRGGGGIYNEHARINVTNSTISNNKSTDYRGGGIYIEVARINVTNSIISGNTARYAPEIDHLDANLNFIGNNLVGQNNTLGIIGAISSGAGNVITPSVPTSQIIGPLADNGGPTQTHMLLPNSPALNVGVNAEVPGVVTTDQRGAPRIVGTVDLGAVEVQGFSLNILQGNNQQTLVNSPVSEPIEIQLSETFVNTGMPGLTIEFQAPNTGPSVTFTQGNTVVTNANGIATLSGLVTNGEPGVITLEALVNGVTPITFTLTNQLAPVVTSPLIPPSQPQVTPPPTPQPQVTPPPTPQPQVTPPPTPQPIVLTPADLPLPANILTILLGQEQPQLPLEKSLCELVEGEAVLEIDGVPVESALAAECS
- a CDS encoding RluA family pseudouridine synthase, which encodes MSNSRFFEINHDGIGQRLDRFLAAECPDLSRSRLQQLIGEGQVQINDQVCQTKKHILQRGDRLALIVPAAVPLDIAPETMELDILFEDEQLLVLNKPAGLVVHPAPGHYQGTLVHGLLAHCPNLGGIGGVQRPGIVHRLDKDTTGVMVVAKTDRALGHLQGQLKTRTMQRQYLGVVYGTPKTQQGTIDLAIGRHPGDRKKMAVVPPEKGRSAVTHWQIKASFAPYHLIHFRLETGRTHQIRVHAAHMGWPIVGDPLYGHSPRLRVKIPGQILHAQTLTLIHPISEEELTFEAPLPQHFSKVLAYLGSI
- a CDS encoding MFS transporter — encoded protein: MTVEPELRPSEIASLPDLEDPPLWQNRNFIILWLGQVLSQLADKIYLVLVIALTTEFFQPPHQSISPWVSAIMVVFTIPAVLFGSLAGVFVDRWPKKRTLVWTNLGRAVFVTLLPLSIWLWPGQMVGFVLLLALTFGISTLTQFFSPAEQSAIPLLVAKGQLLSANSLYTLTMMAAVIVGFAAGEPLLSLASRLGDGGGAMLVAASYGGAALGLQFLSASEQCPLPSLTYGQVWKDLRLGFRLLKKQPLLSNALIQLVVLFSVLAALSVLLIRLAEIIPALDTDQFGFLLAAGAVGMGMGIVLLNLLGQRLAYRFWSLVGCFGMAIMLTALGLFYSSLGASLGLIAGLGFFAALIAIPMQTTLQTLTPEDQRGTIFGLQNNLVNIALTVPLALAGLAETWVGLPKVLWGLAIIIGLGGGFTALRSQLDRVNVK
- the recO gene encoding DNA repair protein RecO; amino-acid sequence: MGRTYTTTGINLKSMPLGEADRLLTILTPEAGLIRLVAPGCRKPRSKLGGRTALLVVNQLFVIEGRSLDKISQAETLASYPGLMRQLPNLTAGQYLGELILYQALSDHPQGELFTLICQTLAHLEQVFPEDALAILLRAIFSILELTGIAPRWDICLQTGRPLETETADIDWRVGFSFAAGGPLGLLDGPDQRGGGTAYQSMDIQLTVAEVCLGQWLAQRTIQNLEIKDFLDQRPPYSLAVWLALEKVLRHYIQFHLEKPLRVAPLFDVCFSPISQISVGLPHDR
- the deoC gene encoding deoxyribose-phosphate aldolase, translating into MSPKNLDSIDLATYIEHTLLDPLATEAAIAQCCAEADQWKFPLVCIAPIWVKFAAETLHHKATKVCTVIGFPTGAHSSATKLYEAQEAVDHGAAEIDVVINLGWLKAENSEAVYQDIAAICDGTGIPVKAILETSVLSTAEKKLAAEICLDAGVAFLKTSTGWRGGATVEDVQLLRSVAGDRIGVKASGGIRSPQQALELIAAGATRLGTSRGIDLIQNRDSLKREETDY
- a CDS encoding AMP-binding protein; the protein is MAHGHQPPETDNHREIERLYQCLGNRADWLLVLDDRGKLMNQTPWLQALIQEKLAALNHDLNPESDLVSRQSLAIAPPDPISLLAQFLAAALGNRPIFLGNPHWQYQEWQQVNILLGDRPPSMPGIHIPTGGSSGQIRFAMHQWSTLGAAIAGMQAHFFPGNQPLNAICVLPLYHVSGLMQILRALWTGGQVILVPGGIAQLDHLTPLDGSAFFLSLVPTQLHQLLQKPPLWPWLQHCYSIIIGGAPPWPRLLEAAFTAHFPLCLSYGMTETAALIACQGRGDFLRGDRSCGRVLPHGQIYVLDGDPETGIGTLAIASTSLTRGYYPYPFSEPMFVTDDLGYFDLQGQLHLVGRQSRKIISGGENIYPEAIEAALYDTGLVQDVYVCGQAHPHWGEQVTAYYVPVQDSGMVTGDLLAQELKQRLAPHNCPKEWIPLPKLPRNAQGKVLRHQLRNNTH